ATCGTCGTGCCGATATCCCCTGCGGCTTTGATCAGATCCTCATCGCTCTGATAGGAGGGACCGGGTTTGTATTCTTCGGGGTGGAATTTGGCAAAGGCGGGCTGGCTGGCCACATGCCGCACCTGCCGGATGGCCCGCATCGCCACCTGCCTGTCCCCTTCGGTCGAAAGATAATTCGGCGCGATCACCGGATGATCGCGGAAATCTGCTGAACGGATATGGATCGAGCCACGGCTTTCGGGGCGCAGATTGCACACACTCGCCGTCATGCCGGGAAAGGGATGCACCGCATCACCGAACTTGTCCAGACTGACAGGCTGCACGTGATATTCCAGATCCGGCGAGGCTTTTTCGGGTGACGAGCGCGTGAACACCCCCACCTGACTGGGGGCCATCGCCATCGGGCCGGAGCGTTTCAACGCGTATTCCGCGCCAATCATCGCCTTCCCCCACAGGCTGGAGGCCATCGTGTTCAGGCTTTTCACCCCCCGCACCTTATAGACCAGACGCAGTTGAAGATGGTCCTGCAGGTTTTCGCCCACCGCAGCATTCTCGATCCGTGGCGAGACACCCATATGGGCCAGCGTCTCGGCCCGCCCGATGCCCGAAAGCTCCAGCACCTGCACAGAGCCGACAGCCCCCGCCGACAGGATCACCTCATGCGCTCCGACCTCGACCGACCGACCGTCACGGGTGTAGCGCACCCCCGTCACCCGCCGCCCGTCCAGAACCAGCTTCTCGACCTGCGCGCCGGTGCGGATTTCCAGATTAGGTCGTGATTTCACAGGGTTCAGGAAGGCACGCGCGGCAGACCAGCGCCATCCGCTGCGCTGGGTCACATGGAAATACCCGCCTCCTTCATTGCTGCCCCGGTTGAAATCCTCCGTGCGCGGGAAGCCTGCCTGCTCGGCCGCCTCAAGGAACGCATCCAGCACATCCCAGCGCACCCGCGCCTTCTCCACCCGTAGCGGCCCGCCAGAGCCATGCCGGTCCGATGCACCACGGTAGAAATCCTCCTGTTCCATGAACAGCGGCAAGACATCCTCCCAGCCCCATCCGGTACAGCCCATCTGCCGCCAGCCGTCATAATCCTGCGCCTGACCGCGCATATAGATCATCCCGTTGATCGAGGAGCACCCGCCCAGGATACGCCCGCGCGGATACAGAAGTTCGCGCCCGTTCAGCCCCGGATCGGCGGCAGTCTTATATCCCCAATCCGTGCGCGGATTGCCGATGCAATACAGATATCCTACCGGAATATGCACCCAGTGATAATTGTCCTTGCCTCCCGCTTCCAACA
The sequence above is drawn from the Thioclava sp. GXIMD4216 genome and encodes:
- a CDS encoding GMC family oxidoreductase N-terminal domain-containing protein, translated to MDHFDYVIIGAGSAGCVLANRLSADPRNRVLLLEAGGKDNYHWVHIPVGYLYCIGNPRTDWGYKTAADPGLNGRELLYPRGRILGGCSSINGMIYMRGQAQDYDGWRQMGCTGWGWEDVLPLFMEQEDFYRGASDRHGSGGPLRVEKARVRWDVLDAFLEAAEQAGFPRTEDFNRGSNEGGGYFHVTQRSGWRWSAARAFLNPVKSRPNLEIRTGAQVEKLVLDGRRVTGVRYTRDGRSVEVGAHEVILSAGAVGSVQVLELSGIGRAETLAHMGVSPRIENAAVGENLQDHLQLRLVYKVRGVKSLNTMASSLWGKAMIGAEYALKRSGPMAMAPSQVGVFTRSSPEKASPDLEYHVQPVSLDKFGDAVHPFPGMTASVCNLRPESRGSIHIRSADFRDHPVIAPNYLSTEGDRQVAMRAIRQVRHVASQPAFAKFHPEEYKPGPSYQSDEDLIKAAGDIGTTIFHPVGTCRMGADTDSVVDPRLRVRGVQGLRIADASVMPTITSGNTNAPTMMIAEKAARMILEDARAGVVAAE